The sequence below is a genomic window from Bremerella cremea.
ATTTGACGATCTCGTTCACTAGGATATCGTAGCTGGCCCTGATTTTAACGAGTTCAATATCCTTCTTCCCGAAGACCATGACTCCATAACCGGCGGCGCCGTCGCGAATGCCGCGGAACGTGCCGACTCGGCCATCTTGCCAGACGCCGGTTACAATATCCGCTCCCTCGGTCTTGGTACGTTGGACGCTAACACAGCCTGGCCCCATCACCGTGAACAACGTTTCTACGCCATGAATGCCATACCAAAAAAGATCGGGATGGGTTTCATCGAGTTTGCAAGGACTATACGCGACACAGCCGACGATGTTGCCTGCCTGGCTTTGCTTTTCCAACTCGATGACTTCGTTGCAGAAACGAAGCGTTGAAGAGGAGAAGCAAGGCGTGCCGGTCGATTCCGACAAAGCGTACAAAGCTTGGGCGTCTTTCATCGAGGCAGTGATCGGTTTGTCGACAAAAACGGGGATGCCTGCTTCGAGAACAGGTTTGACTTGTTCCAGATGCACGCGTCCGTCGACGCTGTTCATGATGACGGCATCGACCTTCTTGAGCAGTGCGTCAATCGAAGGAACGATCTCGACCCCCATGTCCGAAACTTGTTTGGTGAATCCTTCGATGCGATCACGACTTGTGGGGAGGTCGGGACTGCCACCTGGATAAGCAGCAACCACTTTCGCGTCGGCGACTTCTGGTCGAGGGTTCTCGGCATTAATTACCTTGGTGAACGCGACGGCGTGCGAGCTATCAAGCCCGATCAACCCAATTCGCAGCGTTTCGGCAGCAGAGGCTGGCGAAACCAAACTTAAGCTCAAAGCAATAAGGCAGGCATAGGAAAGTAGCGAAATCGTGGTTTTCACGGAGAGACTTTCGTTGAGGATTGGGAGGCAAGGGAATGAGCGCAATTTGAATTTGGCGAGGCGAGATGAACGGGCTATATGATACCACGTGACATCACGCGAGTAAAGCTTTTCTTGTTCTTAGTGACATCCTAAGCAAGTCGCGGGGGGCTTGGCAAATATTTGCAAGCATTTAGTTGCCAAACAGTTAGTGCCGTTTGAATACCGCATTTTAAAACCTGGTTGGATAGAAGGTTGGGAAAGCTCGCAACTGCGATTTGGCTAGGGTCAGAGAGGCGGAGAAAACGAGCATCGCATTTCAAAAGGCTGACTTTTCGCGTGAACTGGCAGGGCACCAGGAGCTACGGCATGGGCTCCCCTGAAGGAACGTTAGTGCCAGCGATGCCAGCGGCCTTCAGGTGTTGTTAGGTCGGCTGGACCGGAAAAGTCTGGCGTTATCGACTTGGTTTCTAAGCGGAAACAACGAGTTTTGTTGGGTTTGCTCCAAGCATCCCGTCGATGGCACAAAGAATATGCAAGAGTACCGCTCTTCCGTGTGATTTACTCATTCGAGTGTTGGCCTAATGACAGCTTGTTTCCGACTTCTCATTCTTACTGTGGTTTTTCTGGTGATTGTGGTGGCCGAGCAAGTTCCGGCCTGCGGGCAAGGAATGTCTGTCACCGGTGTTGGCCCAGTGAACCGAGGGATGGCCGGCGCGGGAACTGCAGCACCGCTGGATGCGATTGGGGCCCTGCATTGGAACCCGGCGTCGATTAGTTATTTGGAGAGGTCGGAAGTCTCATTCGGGATGGAAGGCTTGTTGGCCGACGTCAGTCTTACTTCCGATGTCGCAGGGGTAGGCACTCACACCACGAGTGGGGAAGCAGGCGTGGCGGTTGTGCCGTCGGTGGGGTGGGTTGATCATCTCGAAGGAACCAACCTGACAATCGGGCTCGGTGTTTACGGCGTCGCTGGTTTTCGCAACAACATGCCTGCCGATCCTAAGAATCCTTTGCTGGCTAATGGGCCTCTGTTCGCGGATACCGAAATGCTGCAGATCGTGCCGACGATCTCGTATCAGATCAATGAAAATTGGTCGATCGGGGTAGCACCGACTTTGTCGGCCGCGCGAATGATGTTCGATCCGCTGGGCCCCTCGGCGATCACCCCGGCGATGACGCCTGGCTCGGGAAACCGTGTTCACTGGGGTGGTGGCGTGCAAGGGGGAATCTACTACGCCAGTCCGAGCTGCTGGCGAGCAGGGTTCACCATCAAGAGCCCGCAATGGTTCGAGGAGTTTCGTTTCTTCACGCCCTCAGGGGTCGTTGGTTTTAACCTGGACTATCCTCTTATCTTGTCTAGCGGTTTGGCCTATTACGGTTTTGAACGCTGGGTTTTTGCAGCGGATGTTCGCTACTTTGATTTTGCCAACACGCAAGGATTCGACACGCTGCAATGGAAGAGTGTCTTTTCTATGGCGGTGGGGGCCCAGTATCGCTTGAGTGATTGGTGGACACTGCGGGGTGGGTACAACTTTAATGAGAACCCTATTTCTTCCAATGCTGCTTTCGCCAATGTCTCGACTCCTTTGATTCAGCAACATAATATCGCCGCTGGCTTGGGGTGCATGCTGACGGATGGGGTCGAGTTGAATTTGGCGTATGTCTATCTGGTCAATAACAGCTTGACCGGTCCCCTTCCCTCCCCTCCCTTCTCGCCTGGCGATACGTTGACCCACGAGATCAGCGCACACTCGCTTGTGCTTGGTTTGCGCGTTAACTACTAAGAAGGCACGTGTGAATGCCAGAAAACAGGCCGGAATTGCGTATAAAATACGCCTGATTTGCGCGGTTGGCGCTTCTTTGCGGTGAGAAACGGTTCTCCGGTCATGCATTTTGACCATAGGAGAAATGCAACCTATCTTTCGTAAGATATCCCGTTTTTGCGAGTCTCGATTGATATCTCGCGCTGACAGTTTTACACCGGGAGGATACGGATGAGTTTTCAGTCGACGCATGCGCCGCCAAGTGAGCAGTCTCTCAATTGGGAAACGCTCAAAGCCCGTTGTATTGGCAGGCTAGATCTTGTCGCAAAAGCTCTATCCCGTTTTCAGGGATCGTTGGAAGAAGATATCCAACAATTGGAGCAGGCCACCAGAAGGCACGACTCCAACGATGTGGCTCGAATCGCCCATCGGATTAAAGGAACTTCCTTAACGGTATCCGCCGAGCGTCTGGCTGGCATTGCCTTAAACCTAGAACGAAAAGCGGAAGAGAATTTGGACGATGTCGAAGCGTCGCTTGTCGAAATTCGCGACGAGTGTTGTCGCTTGAGTGAGATCATCTTGCAGCATCGCGAGGAGCCTAACGCCTAATGATTGTTCACGAAGGAGAGACAACTCAGGCCCCTATTCTGCTGGTAGATGACGATCCAGCATGCTTGGGGATGTTAAGCGATGTCTTGGGTGCCTTGGGAATTCCGGTAGAAACCGCGCGAGATGGTAACGAAGCGCTAGAGATGATCTACCAAGGGGACTTTCGCATTGTTTTGTCAGACTGGCAAATGCCGGGCATGTCTGGTGTAGAGCTTTGTCGCCGCGTACGTCAACGGGCATTGAGCGGGTATGTCTATTTCATCTTGCTAACGTCTTTGGATCGAAAGCACAATCTGTTAAGTGGCTTGCGGGCTGGTGCCGACGACTTTATCACCAAGCCGTTTGATCCTGAAGAACTTCACATTCGTCTGCGTGCTGCCAATCGTATCGTATCGCTGGAGAGCCGCAATGTAATCATCTTTGCGTTGGCGAAACTGGCTGAATCACGCGACCCTGAAACAGGTGCGCACTTAGAGCGAATGCGAGAATACTCTCGCTTATTGGCGCACGATCTTTCGCGCCAAGCTAAGTTTGCCGACATTGTCGATGCGGATTACGTTCGCACAATCTATCTCACAAGCCCCTTGCACGACATCGGTAAGGTAGGCGTTCCCGATCATGTATTGCTCAAGCCTGGGAGACTAACCCCTGAAGAGTTTGAGATCATGAAGCAGCATACGTTGATCGGCTATTACACCTTGGATGCCGCTTTGCGAGAACAGCCGGAAGCGGCCTATTTGCGATTTGCCCGCGATATTGCTGGTTCACACCATGAGAAGTGGGACGGGAGTGGCTATCCCTATGGCTTGGCCGGGGAAGAGATTCCGCTTTGCGGTCGCATTGTGGCGGTAGCGGATGTTTACGATGCCCTGACAACTGCTCGTGTTTACAAAGATGCTTTCAGCCACGACGAAGCACGATCGATTATTCGAGAAGGATCTGGCAAGCATTTCGATCCCGACATCGTTGCCGCGTTCTTCCGACATGAAGACGAAATCATCGAAATCAATCAGCGACTCAATGACCAAATGGGCTATCCCGAACTTGCGGACATGGCCACCGGTTTAGCCATGTCCGCAGGAAGTTTAGCAGAGCACTAATGTGCTGTTGGCACGCAGTTAGTCTTCCTGGGATGATTCGACGGAAGAGGTCGAAGTCCGACGCGACCTGGCCGAACGTGTCCGTTCTGCTGGATCGAGGCGACGAATGCAGCCAGGCGAGCGGTGGCTAACGTAGTTCACGATGATCCCGCTTTGATCGCGCGTGAGCTCCATTTTTTCGGTATTGAACCCGGCCTCTTCAAAGATGTTCAATACATCTTTCACCGTCCGTTGATAGAAGAACCAATCCAGATGCCATTGATAAGGCGTCTCGTCGTAGCGTTCGGTATCTTTGAAGGCGATCACAAGGGCTCCGCCTTCGTTGAGCGTTTCTCCCAAGCCACTAAAGATACCAATAAGCTGTTCGTCGGTTAGATAGTCAGCCAAGCCAACGCTGTAGATGATATCGAACGTGCCGAACTTCTTAATTGTTGCTTCCGACTTTTTGGCCCGCATCGCGTTGTAGCGAGTAGGGATGAGGGTCGTCCCTTTAGGCAACTGAGTAGCGACGGTCGCTCCGATGTATTCCAAGGCAACGGGATCGTTGTCCATGGCGATTACTTCAATCGAGCGTCCTTCGAATTCTGGCCAGTCGAGAAATTCACGACATGGCCCACAGGCAATATCAAGAATGCGTATGTTGC
It includes:
- a CDS encoding class I SAM-dependent methyltransferase, which encodes MIQSNDSTTSKLPAVLEFFSQDVAEFKQQLAQLESEIDKDATAVPGSDLHKRTIAALQQSVIACRKFEDAHEGQPELIKEVQARFREETAPWLAQSWFANRAHTKPSGFAGDYEMLVKIYEEATPARGLGAYLDLCFMDIPLANAVRGRKIMVREFLEQDIANRTGNIRILDIACGPCREFLDWPEFEGRSIEVIAMDNDPVALEYIGATVATQLPKGTTLIPTRYNAMRAKKSEATIKKFGTFDIIYSVGLADYLTDEQLIGIFSGLGETLNEGGALVIAFKDTERYDETPYQWHLDWFFYQRTVKDVLNIFEEAGFNTEKMELTRDQSGIIVNYVSHRSPGCIRRLDPAERTRSARSRRTSTSSVESSQED
- a CDS encoding OmpP1/FadL family transporter, which gives rise to MTACFRLLILTVVFLVIVVAEQVPACGQGMSVTGVGPVNRGMAGAGTAAPLDAIGALHWNPASISYLERSEVSFGMEGLLADVSLTSDVAGVGTHTTSGEAGVAVVPSVGWVDHLEGTNLTIGLGVYGVAGFRNNMPADPKNPLLANGPLFADTEMLQIVPTISYQINENWSIGVAPTLSAARMMFDPLGPSAITPAMTPGSGNRVHWGGGVQGGIYYASPSCWRAGFTIKSPQWFEEFRFFTPSGVVGFNLDYPLILSSGLAYYGFERWVFAADVRYFDFANTQGFDTLQWKSVFSMAVGAQYRLSDWWTLRGGYNFNENPISSNAAFANVSTPLIQQHNIAAGLGCMLTDGVELNLAYVYLVNNSLTGPLPSPPFSPGDTLTHEISAHSLVLGLRVNY
- a CDS encoding Hpt domain-containing protein → MSFQSTHAPPSEQSLNWETLKARCIGRLDLVAKALSRFQGSLEEDIQQLEQATRRHDSNDVARIAHRIKGTSLTVSAERLAGIALNLERKAEENLDDVEASLVEIRDECCRLSEIILQHREEPNA
- a CDS encoding Gfo/Idh/MocA family protein; this translates as MKTTISLLSYACLIALSLSLVSPASAAETLRIGLIGLDSSHAVAFTKVINAENPRPEVADAKVVAAYPGGSPDLPTSRDRIEGFTKQVSDMGVEIVPSIDALLKKVDAVIMNSVDGRVHLEQVKPVLEAGIPVFVDKPITASMKDAQALYALSESTGTPCFSSSTLRFCNEVIELEKQSQAGNIVGCVAYSPCKLDETHPDLFWYGIHGVETLFTVMGPGCVSVQRTKTEGADIVTGVWQDGRVGTFRGIRDGAAGYGVMVFGKKDIELVKIRASYDILVNEIVKFFRTGKPPVSPAQTLEIVAFMTAADVSRDSNGKSVTLESVMKN
- a CDS encoding HD-GYP domain-containing protein, whose protein sequence is MIVHEGETTQAPILLVDDDPACLGMLSDVLGALGIPVETARDGNEALEMIYQGDFRIVLSDWQMPGMSGVELCRRVRQRALSGYVYFILLTSLDRKHNLLSGLRAGADDFITKPFDPEELHIRLRAANRIVSLESRNVIIFALAKLAESRDPETGAHLERMREYSRLLAHDLSRQAKFADIVDADYVRTIYLTSPLHDIGKVGVPDHVLLKPGRLTPEEFEIMKQHTLIGYYTLDAALREQPEAAYLRFARDIAGSHHEKWDGSGYPYGLAGEEIPLCGRIVAVADVYDALTTARVYKDAFSHDEARSIIREGSGKHFDPDIVAAFFRHEDEIIEINQRLNDQMGYPELADMATGLAMSAGSLAEH